Proteins found in one Salvia splendens isolate huo1 chromosome 10, SspV2, whole genome shotgun sequence genomic segment:
- the LOC121751289 gene encoding 2-methylpropanoate--CoA ligase CCL4-like, which yields MHFLERAAVVYGDCPSIIYKDITRTWSQTRTRCLKLASSIAALGITRGDVVSVVAPNIPAMCELHFAVPMAGAVLNTINTRLDANNISNLLSHGNSKLVFVDSQFASLVWDAITLLPPHLRRPILVHIEDQEYSCIDNSFDLDYEIMVQNGDAEFEWVRPRSEWDPIALNYTSGTTAAPKGVVHSHRSAFLQSVNTLFEWSVPRRPVYLWTVPMFHCNGWSFAWGLAAVGGVNVCLRRVDAPSIYQSLEEHGVTHMSAAPVVLNMLSNYTGKTLTAPVHVLTGGAPPPAAVLGRAESLGFILTQGYGLTETGGLVVMCTWKQEWEHLKGSERARLKARQGVGSICTTEVDVVDSYTGQSVARDGKTIGEVVLRGGTLMLGYLNDEEGTSRCMKENGWFWTGDMGVMHEDGYLEIKDRSKDIIICGGENVSSVEVESVLYSHPAVHEAAVVARPCKHWGETACAFVSLKAEKKPSEKEMREFCKERMPLFMVPRSVVFMPELPKTSTGKIQKFLLRDMAKQI from the exons ATGCACTTTCTTGAAAGAGCCGCTGTCGTCTACGGCGACTGCCCTTCCATTATCTACAAAGACATCACTCGCACCTGGTCCCAAACCCGCACCAGATGCCTCAAACTCGCTTCATCCATCGCTGCCCTCGGCATCACCCGAGGCGACGTCGTATCAGTGGTGGCCCCCAACATCCCCGCCATGTGCGAGCTCCACTTCGCCGTTCCCATGGCCGGCGCCGTCCTCAACACCATCAACACCCGCCTCGACGCCAACAACATCTCCAACTTGCTCAGCCACGGCAACTCCAAGCTCGTTTTCGTCGACTCACAGTTCGCATCTCTTGTCTGGGATGCTATAACGCTGCTTCCGCCGCATCTTCGCCGCCCTATATTAGTCCACATCGAAGATCAAGAATATAGCTGTATCGACAATTCGTTTGATCTTGATTACGAGATCATGGTACAAAACGGTGACGCGGAGTTCGAGTGGGTCCGGCCACGCAGCGAGTGGGACCCGATCGCGTTAAACTACACCTCCGGCACGACTGCCGCGCCGAAGGGGGTGGTGCACAGCCACCGCAGCGCGTTCCTACAATCGGTCAACACGTTGTTCGAGTGGTCGGTGCCGCGGCGGCCGGTGTACCTGTGGACGGTGCCGATGTTCCACTGCAACGGGTGGAGCTTTGCATGGGGTTTGGCGGCGGTGGGAGGCGTCAACGTCTGCCTCCGCCGAGTGGATGCGCCGTCTATCTACCAGTCTCTAGAGGAGCATGGAGTGACGCACATGAGCGCCGCGCCGGTGGTGCTCAATATGTTGAGCAATTACACCGGGAAGACGTTGACCGCTCCTGTCCATGTGTTGACCGGTGGAGCGCCGCCGCCTGCAGCGGTCCTTGGGCGGGCGGAGTCGTTGGGGTTCATTTTGACTCAAGGGTACGGGTTGACTGAGACAGGTGGGCTTGTTGTGATGTGCACGTGGAAGCAAGAATGGGAGCATTTGAAAG GGTCGGAGAGAGCGAGGCTGAAGGCAAGACAAGGAGTGGGATCTATTTGCACCACTGAAGTGGACGTGGTGGACTCATACACTGGCCAGAGCGTGGCCCGCGACGGCAAGACAATTGGGGAGGTGGTGCTGAGAGGCGGCACATTAATGTTGGGATATCTAAACGACGAAGAGGGAACATCGCGGTGCATGAAAGAGAATGGGTGGTTTTGGACAGGAGACATGGGCGTGATGCATGAAGACGGGTATTTGGAGATCAAGGATAGGTCCAAGGATATCATCATATGCGGTGGGGAGAACGTTAGCAGCGTCGAGGTTGAGTCCGTTCTCTACAGTCACCCTGCGGTACACGAGGCGGCTGTGGTGGCACGGCCGTGTAAGCACTGGGGGGAAACGGCGTGTGCATTTGTGAGCTTGAAAGCAGAGAAGAAGCCATCGGAGAAGGAGATGAGGGAGTTCTGTAAGGAGAGGATGCCGCTTTTCATGGTGCCCAGGTCGGTGGTGTTCATGCCAGAGCTGCCCAAGACATCTACCGGAAAAATCCAGAAATTTTTGCTACGGGATATGGCTAAACAAATCTAA